One part of the Desulfonema ishimotonii genome encodes these proteins:
- a CDS encoding ABC transporter ATP-binding protein, giving the protein MIQIENLSIRLPGFVLRDICLHVTPGEFFTLLGPTGAGKTLILDALVGIIPVTGGHILINGREVTGLPPERREIGIVYQDNALFPHLSVGENIRYGLRYRQKDRRKTGLNTDKLTEWLGIRHLSERSVLNLSGGEKQRVALARALATEPSVLLLDEPLSALDPNFRADIRDRLRRLHRETGVTVLMVTHDFTEAHFLARRTAILNRGRIEQTGPVREVFQRPVNPFVADFVGMKNIFPATLKRNVASVGTLRICLAAGATGDCIAIRPEDIRVLPADSADGTENHFPGEVTAVSSHGIYCDLCMQARDVHFRAILPYREVVASDLREGSRVTIAFDPADVHVLRSQP; this is encoded by the coding sequence ATGATACAAATCGAAAACCTCAGCATCCGCCTGCCGGGATTTGTCCTCCGGGACATCTGCCTGCATGTGACGCCGGGCGAATTTTTCACCCTGCTGGGCCCCACCGGTGCGGGAAAAACCCTGATTCTGGATGCGCTCGTCGGCATCATTCCCGTGACAGGCGGTCATATCCTCATCAATGGCAGGGAGGTGACCGGACTGCCGCCCGAACGGCGGGAGATCGGCATCGTCTATCAGGACAATGCCCTGTTTCCCCACCTGTCGGTGGGGGAAAATATCCGCTACGGGCTGCGCTACCGCCAAAAGGATAGGCGCAAAACCGGGCTGAATACGGATAAACTCACCGAATGGCTGGGCATCCGTCATCTGTCGGAGCGGTCGGTGCTGAACCTGAGCGGAGGCGAAAAACAGCGGGTGGCTCTGGCCCGTGCGCTGGCGACCGAGCCGTCCGTGCTGCTGCTGGATGAGCCGCTGTCCGCCCTGGACCCGAATTTCCGGGCGGATATCCGGGACCGGCTCAGGCGGCTTCACAGAGAGACGGGCGTTACGGTGCTGATGGTCACCCACGATTTTACCGAAGCCCATTTTCTGGCGCGGCGCACGGCAATCCTCAACCGGGGACGGATTGAGCAGACAGGGCCGGTGCGGGAGGTCTTTCAGCGGCCCGTCAACCCGTTTGTGGCCGATTTCGTGGGGATGAAGAACATTTTTCCGGCCACACTGAAGCGGAATGTGGCCAGTGTGGGAACCCTTCGCATCTGCCTTGCGGCCGGTGCCACCGGAGACTGTATCGCCATCCGCCCCGAGGATATCCGGGTGCTGCCAGCGGATTCGGCGGACGGCACTGAAAACCACTTTCCGGGAGAGGTGACCGCTGTCTCAAGTCATGGGATTTATTGTGATCTCTGTATGCAGGCCAGAGACGTTCACTTCAGGGCCATCCTGCCGTATCGCGAGGTGGTGGCGTCAGATCTGAGAGAGGGGAGCCGGGTAACGATCGCCTTTGACCCGGCCGACGTGCATGTACTCCGGAGCCAGCCCTGA
- a CDS encoding SMP-30/gluconolactonase/LRE family protein, with protein MKQNIPIDLLKTILVFVMIALLHIPAAFAEDIYKFERMWPALQQPWYFSSPAGMAMDSKGFIYVADASTHCVKKFTSDGHFVSQIGSFGGVYTPLKIAIDQNGKYLYTVDPRDNAVRRFTLEGSSAGKWGGVSSAEEGEFTNPKGVHITADGIVYVADSTNNRVQKFDSSGKFLKEFGTDVLISPIDMAADEYGNVYVLDYYGHCIHKFDDDGNPVKQIVTKGDLLCPSDIVIYDRHIYVADTGNNAIKKFTLDGIPVTIWEKDNVRFSHPKGLAIHTDEGGTAWLYVTDTGNHCIKRFDLRNPTDTEQQWKRGERGRTDEGDFEYPSDIAIDHNTGLVYIADTNNYRIQVLDPNGETGTFEIWTGITDDTQGKFYQPKAVAIDGEDCLYVADDLNHRIQKFDANGKFVKQWGDSSPGGFSGKAGFLKRLKGIAVDKERGHIYVASANTRSIVKYDLEGTYLTEWKISESSQEKPNCVAVDSAGNLYVGTETSEEAEDNQYHRIYKYRMNPDDPAAQPQSHQIWGDIKGSALGEFTEPRAIAVDNDGKIYIADTGNNRIQILSAANGAYSDQFGKPDDTGPSSISQYFSLIEELHPDYDTEVADQYLSHDARDGKVHTPMGILLDNDGNIYVSDTGNHRIQKFDSEKRFISKWGGTGTNPGEFYDVNGVAMDSSGNIYAADFKNHRIQKFDSQGKFVKEWGSNGTGNGQFDFPNAIAVDSQGKYLYVSDFGNNRIQIFTSEGQYVGQWGEFGCTDPKCNLMSGDFEARGKFFLPAGIAIENDGNVYVADYFNYRIQKFKAFDSKNPDGEVLEIINCPITPESGKPFLPSDIAIHNNILYVVEPDFHHIWGYDLDSKTWHMWGKKGREDGEFLGPAAIATDDQGYIYVSDTGNHRVQKFAPPDFSIKSLVFKGKIGSSGSSPGQFSYPGHLCVSKDGSKVYVADTMNHRVQAFSKWLDSEITMKAIVIAGGGPYIGNAIWNQTQMNANLAYSALIYQGFTKETICYLSHGDTEIDENGNEVVKTDLDGNGEFDDIDRLATNKNIEWAIKEWASDADELIIYFVDHGDKGVMKVGPNEPLEAVMLDSWLDAVQGDPEDENQREIPGTITFVYDACHSGSFLPILSPPEGKKRILITSAAATQKASFVSQGSVSFSSYFWTHVFNGLTIGEAFEQTREAVTYTAINQSALLDDNGDAEYNDLDGALADSSYIGNATEIQGEAPTIESVSPPQNIPESQKNAELSATGVYDDNAVIRVWAVIRPPDYSPDSDLGNPVYDMPSFELLPVAGQPGSYSGIYEGFDIPGRYYISVYARDNIGNTSLPMQTVVTVGASRKSRAVILAGEVNENIVSAIKKAADTAYNALLFQGFEADRIYFMAPWTECTGWDAGAFSDNLGGYALTDRFLEDDTDDLVVYIVGEGRDREFVINETEIISARELNGYLENAQSLVSGRMTVVYDACQSGSFLPELIPAENRERVVITGSAANQAAHFIGERNISFSKYFWTAIFNGAQVINAFDTAISSFSSELNPGDQCIKQNPRMDADGDGRFISKYDRKLAEYYIGIGIMQAGDMPVIGQVVGEQILTEETKAYVWAENIASAAPIERVWAVIHACKIKHPPEIPISDPPVVELKDDGNGRYEAAYSFALEGKYDILIYTQDSEGNISLPLSTTVIQGMSCEEKFIVNASAGENGLISPSGDIVVKSGADQPFTIIPFSGYHVNNVFVDNEPVDRVTEYTFQSVNMSHEIHVEFERNDADTDADGMPALWEVENGLDPAADDADEDADGDGFSNVREYKAETDPNDAASGPKHLTNILYLNSTRGSGTMRYGDYRKAIADALANYQNSAVFNIDSVQEHQAGDLAARLRGKPDGFYNQIWFDTTLWDKPVLSDDDLAALSDWAAYHQPEFILDSTFFYRNKKDNTLSSAATAITVNEALWLRDAGGGIFIGTDHNTFARTADQILAHFGFGKTSFTGNYEISDDGYFFGKLLVGPETVGDTFFTEHFEGLTTARIPVGVHLLNENGGNRQIEIREVLFSMSSEYLNNTPPQHIPHIGASFDTGNMLIPIATPSADDITDTDQDGLPDSLEEEKGTDPTQADTDGDGLTDYSEILKNTDPTQNDTDGDTMPDGWEVQYGLEPLVNDAWEDADGDGVENIEEYSAGTDPSDPQDFPEPDCEVVHMDMNTWGQEGPAGNGNWNVTEQGSAVFQSINGKPTFFVAPESFINKTIIGRFGVMEGKDNDWMGFVFGYQDENNFYLFSWKQAAQKGAIPGFVLAHVTGGADCIPWACQYSNNSGYEVLAVDKGIGWQDYTIYDFVLTYTENKIRITLAGGQFGRGRVIFDIDGEFPEGRFGFYNYSQRRVTYGGLIQKCVSQAEENTPDSNPDADNDGMPDSWEILHGLDPNVNDAKQDADNDSYTNLQEYDKDTDPNNPDSRPYPYEFEAGTFTVEEDGQVRVDYLFDGGYYEGELGMFSLSGMDMEPGSPEFVEEAVSRVMSRSDSGHIIVRDKIEGARFSGHLGSSTEPEFNKGPYRGIKVFEMNPWDKFALVLIPDGTFEEYRQGQTEPPIFSLATANPDDDLLYGQIAGISSKFSTFLNALAFEDIAANHSDRDYNDVVVQLRGVTIHAPTIDGLIAEGYMEPEDDWRTGQTPLENHIVVPRPDPSTLWLTVTLKSPADLLVYAPEEESAKEDNPRFIGKDGGTIPGATFEWDANGHQVVTLPTLSDGDYTIVLRAIGDGGLCHLEVRGYQGDRELGFHETELTIEPHRVLKSVLSAPAFIENQEITFSQPETPKAQDGTELHFDFDGDGDIDDADIERISAMWGAEEGDPEYDAFYDLDDDGRIGLYDIMSVANSWYVIQGVLQH; from the coding sequence ATGAAGCAAAACATCCCGATTGATCTGTTAAAAACAATTCTCGTCTTTGTAATGATTGCCTTGTTACATATCCCGGCGGCCTTTGCCGAAGATATCTATAAATTCGAACGCATGTGGCCCGCCCTGCAGCAGCCCTGGTATTTCTCATCGCCTGCCGGGATGGCAATGGACAGCAAGGGATTCATATATGTGGCGGATGCCAGTACTCATTGCGTTAAAAAGTTTACGTCTGACGGTCATTTTGTCAGCCAAATCGGGTCATTCGGCGGCGTTTATACTCCGCTGAAAATTGCCATAGATCAGAACGGCAAATATCTCTATACTGTTGATCCGCGAGATAACGCTGTCAGGAGATTTACCCTGGAAGGCAGTTCCGCAGGGAAATGGGGCGGTGTTTCAAGCGCCGAAGAGGGCGAATTCACAAATCCCAAAGGCGTTCATATCACTGCGGACGGCATCGTGTATGTTGCGGATTCGACCAATAACCGTGTCCAGAAATTTGATTCGTCAGGAAAATTTCTGAAAGAATTCGGAACGGATGTGCTGATCAGCCCGATTGATATGGCAGCAGATGAGTATGGCAATGTCTATGTGCTAGACTATTATGGTCACTGTATTCATAAGTTTGATGATGACGGCAACCCTGTAAAACAAATCGTAACGAAGGGTGATTTATTATGTCCTTCTGATATTGTTATTTATGATAGGCATATTTATGTGGCGGATACCGGTAATAACGCAATTAAAAAATTTACCTTGGATGGAATTCCTGTAACGATATGGGAAAAAGATAATGTTCGTTTCTCACATCCGAAAGGGTTAGCGATACACACAGATGAAGGCGGGACTGCCTGGCTTTATGTGACGGATACCGGAAATCATTGTATCAAGCGTTTTGACCTGCGAAACCCGACGGATACAGAACAACAATGGAAACGGGGAGAAAGAGGCCGTACTGATGAAGGTGATTTTGAATATCCGTCTGATATCGCAATTGATCATAACACAGGGCTTGTGTATATCGCTGACACGAATAATTATCGGATTCAGGTACTTGATCCTAACGGTGAGACTGGGACCTTTGAAATTTGGACTGGTATCACAGATGACACTCAGGGCAAATTCTATCAGCCCAAAGCCGTTGCCATTGACGGAGAAGATTGCCTCTATGTTGCGGATGATCTGAATCACCGGATTCAGAAATTCGACGCGAATGGAAAATTTGTCAAACAATGGGGAGATAGTTCACCGGGCGGTTTTTCAGGCAAAGCAGGATTCCTTAAAAGGCTCAAAGGCATTGCTGTTGATAAGGAAAGGGGTCACATTTATGTAGCTTCGGCAAATACCAGAAGTATTGTCAAATACGATCTGGAAGGCACTTATCTCACAGAATGGAAGATCAGCGAATCTTCACAGGAAAAACCCAATTGCGTTGCGGTTGACAGTGCCGGGAATTTGTACGTTGGGACTGAAACATCAGAGGAAGCAGAAGACAATCAATATCACAGAATTTATAAATATCGGATGAACCCGGATGATCCTGCGGCACAGCCTCAGTCGCATCAGATATGGGGCGACATAAAGGGATCAGCGCTTGGGGAATTTACAGAACCCCGCGCTATTGCTGTTGATAATGATGGCAAAATTTATATCGCAGATACCGGTAACAACCGAATTCAGATCCTGTCAGCGGCGAACGGCGCATATTCGGATCAGTTTGGAAAACCCGATGATACCGGCCCTTCTTCTATTTCGCAGTATTTCAGTCTGATTGAAGAATTACATCCGGATTATGATACCGAAGTTGCGGATCAGTATCTCTCCCACGACGCACGGGACGGTAAGGTGCATACGCCGATGGGCATTCTTTTGGATAATGATGGCAATATTTACGTTTCGGACACGGGGAATCACCGGATTCAGAAATTTGATTCGGAAAAGCGTTTTATTTCCAAATGGGGCGGAACAGGGACAAACCCCGGAGAGTTTTATGATGTCAACGGAGTTGCAATGGACAGTTCCGGTAACATCTATGCCGCTGATTTCAAAAACCACCGGATTCAGAAATTTGATTCTCAGGGAAAATTTGTAAAGGAATGGGGGAGCAACGGTACCGGAAACGGACAGTTTGATTTTCCAAACGCCATAGCTGTTGATTCACAGGGCAAATATCTCTATGTGTCCGACTTTGGAAATAATCGTATTCAGATATTCACTTCGGAAGGTCAGTATGTGGGACAATGGGGTGAGTTCGGCTGCACAGATCCCAAATGCAATTTGATGTCAGGAGATTTCGAAGCAAGAGGAAAATTTTTCCTGCCTGCCGGCATTGCCATTGAAAACGATGGCAATGTGTATGTTGCGGATTACTTTAATTATCGCATCCAGAAATTTAAAGCGTTTGATTCCAAAAACCCCGACGGCGAAGTTCTGGAGATAATCAACTGCCCGATTACCCCGGAAAGCGGCAAACCGTTTCTGCCCTCTGATATCGCCATTCATAACAACATACTCTATGTTGTGGAACCTGACTTTCATCATATATGGGGATATGATCTGGATAGCAAAACATGGCACATGTGGGGCAAAAAAGGCAGAGAGGATGGCGAATTTCTCGGGCCTGCCGCGATTGCCACAGATGATCAGGGGTATATTTATGTTTCGGATACGGGAAATCATCGTGTTCAGAAATTTGCCCCGCCTGATTTTTCGATAAAATCTCTTGTGTTCAAAGGCAAAATCGGCAGTTCGGGTTCCTCTCCCGGTCAGTTCTCATACCCCGGTCATTTATGTGTGAGCAAAGACGGAAGCAAAGTATACGTAGCCGATACCATGAATCATCGCGTTCAGGCGTTCAGCAAATGGCTGGATAGCGAGATAACAATGAAGGCGATTGTGATTGCGGGGGGCGGGCCGTATATTGGCAATGCGATATGGAACCAGACTCAGATGAATGCGAATCTTGCTTATTCCGCACTGATTTATCAGGGCTTTACCAAAGAAACTATCTGTTACCTGAGTCATGGTGACACAGAAATTGATGAAAATGGCAATGAAGTTGTAAAAACTGATCTGGATGGCAACGGGGAATTTGATGATATAGACAGGCTTGCCACCAATAAAAATATAGAATGGGCTATCAAAGAATGGGCTTCGGATGCGGATGAACTGATTATCTATTTTGTGGATCACGGCGATAAAGGCGTAATGAAGGTCGGACCGAATGAACCTCTTGAGGCCGTCATGCTGGATTCCTGGTTGGATGCGGTTCAGGGAGACCCCGAAGATGAAAATCAGCGGGAAATTCCCGGCACGATCACATTTGTGTATGACGCCTGCCATTCGGGAAGCTTTCTGCCGATACTATCACCGCCCGAAGGAAAGAAACGGATTCTGATTACCAGTGCGGCAGCCACTCAGAAGGCATCGTTTGTGTCACAGGGATCGGTTTCTTTCTCCAGTTATTTTTGGACACATGTTTTTAACGGACTCACCATCGGAGAGGCATTTGAGCAGACCAGGGAGGCCGTAACATACACGGCAATCAATCAGAGTGCGCTTCTGGATGACAACGGCGATGCCGAATACAATGATCTGGACGGGGCACTCGCCGATTCAAGCTATATCGGCAATGCCACTGAAATTCAGGGAGAGGCTCCGACCATAGAATCGGTATCTCCTCCGCAAAACATTCCCGAATCCCAGAAAAATGCGGAACTGTCTGCGACCGGTGTATATGATGACAACGCGGTTATCCGGGTATGGGCTGTTATCAGGCCGCCGGACTATTCCCCCGATTCGGATCTGGGGAACCCTGTATACGATATGCCCTCTTTTGAACTGCTGCCTGTCGCCGGTCAGCCAGGCTCTTATTCGGGCATCTACGAAGGGTTTGATATACCCGGAAGATATTATATCTCTGTTTATGCGAGAGATAATATCGGCAATACGTCTCTTCCCATGCAGACTGTTGTCACTGTCGGAGCTTCCCGGAAAAGCCGGGCTGTCATTCTTGCCGGAGAAGTGAATGAAAATATTGTGTCCGCTATCAAAAAAGCTGCGGATACGGCATACAACGCGCTTTTATTTCAGGGATTCGAGGCCGACAGAATTTATTTTATGGCCCCTTGGACAGAATGTACGGGCTGGGATGCGGGGGCGTTTTCAGACAACCTCGGGGGCTATGCGCTGACAGACAGGTTCCTTGAAGATGATACAGACGATCTCGTTGTATATATTGTCGGCGAAGGCAGAGACAGAGAGTTTGTCATAAATGAAACGGAAATCATCTCCGCCAGGGAGCTGAATGGTTATCTTGAAAATGCCCAGAGCCTTGTTTCAGGCAGAATGACGGTTGTTTATGATGCTTGTCAATCCGGCAGTTTTCTCCCGGAACTGATACCGGCGGAGAACAGGGAACGGGTCGTGATTACCGGTTCGGCAGCCAACCAGGCAGCCCATTTTATCGGTGAGCGGAATATTTCTTTCTCAAAATATTTCTGGACGGCCATATTCAACGGTGCTCAGGTAATAAACGCATTCGACACCGCCATATCGTCATTCAGTTCTGAACTAAATCCCGGAGATCAATGTATAAAGCAGAATCCCCGTATGGATGCGGACGGAGATGGAAGGTTTATCTCAAAATACGACCGGAAACTGGCGGAATACTATATTGGCATCGGTATCATGCAGGCCGGGGACATGCCTGTGATCGGCCAGGTTGTCGGGGAACAGATTCTGACAGAGGAAACAAAGGCTTACGTATGGGCCGAAAATATTGCATCAGCCGCTCCCATTGAACGGGTGTGGGCCGTTATCCATGCCTGCAAAATAAAGCATCCGCCAGAAATCCCGATCAGCGATCCGCCGGTTGTCGAATTAAAAGATGACGGAAACGGGCGGTATGAGGCAGCATACAGTTTTGCATTGGAGGGCAAATACGATATTCTGATATATACTCAGGATTCCGAAGGAAACATATCTTTGCCTTTAAGCACAACAGTCATTCAGGGAATGTCCTGCGAAGAAAAATTCATTGTCAATGCCTCTGCCGGAGAAAACGGCCTTATCTCGCCATCAGGGGATATCGTCGTGAAATCCGGCGCGGACCAGCCGTTCACAATTATTCCGTTTTCCGGCTACCACGTTAACAATGTTTTTGTTGATAATGAGCCGGTTGACCGGGTTACAGAATATACTTTTCAGAGTGTCAACATGAGTCATGAAATTCATGTGGAATTTGAACGCAATGACGCCGATACTGACGCAGACGGAATGCCTGCCTTATGGGAAGTTGAAAACGGCTTGGACCCCGCAGCGGATGACGCGGATGAGGATGCGGACGGCGACGGTTTCAGCAATGTTCGGGAATACAAGGCTGAAACCGATCCCAATGACGCGGCATCCGGTCCGAAACACCTGACCAATATCCTGTATCTGAATTCGACCAGAGGAAGTGGCACAATGCGTTACGGCGACTACCGCAAAGCCATTGCCGACGCGCTGGCGAATTATCAGAACAGCGCTGTTTTCAACATTGACTCTGTCCAGGAGCATCAGGCAGGCGATCTGGCCGCCCGGCTGCGCGGAAAACCGGACGGATTCTACAATCAGATATGGTTTGACACAACGCTGTGGGATAAGCCGGTTCTGAGTGATGACGATCTGGCCGCCCTGAGCGACTGGGCTGCTTATCATCAGCCGGAATTTATTCTGGACTCGACATTCTTCTACCGCAATAAAAAGGATAACACCCTGAGCAGCGCCGCCACGGCCATCACGGTTAACGAGGCATTATGGCTCAGGGATGCGGGCGGCGGTATTTTCATTGGCACGGATCATAATACGTTTGCCCGGACAGCGGATCAGATTCTGGCGCATTTCGGATTTGGCAAAACGTCATTTACCGGGAATTATGAAATCTCAGATGACGGATATTTTTTCGGCAAACTGCTTGTCGGGCCGGAAACAGTCGGAGACACATTTTTCACCGAGCATTTTGAGGGACTTACAACGGCGCGGATTCCTGTGGGAGTCCATCTCTTGAATGAAAACGGCGGCAACAGGCAGATTGAAATCCGGGAAGTCCTGTTTTCCATGAGTTCCGAATATTTGAATAATACGCCGCCGCAGCATATTCCCCATATCGGCGCCAGCTTTGACACCGGCAATATGCTCATTCCCATTGCCACCCCATCCGCAGATGATATCACCGACACGGACCAAGACGGCCTGCCCGATTCTCTGGAAGAAGAAAAAGGCACGGACCCGACCCAAGCGGATACAGACGGCGACGGTCTGACAGACTATTCGGAAATACTGAAGAATACCGACCCGACCCAAAATGATACGGATGGCGACACTATGCCGGACGGGTGGGAAGTGCAGTACGGATTGGAGCCCCTTGTCAATGACGCATGGGAAGATGCGGACGGTGATGGAGTTGAAAATATTGAGGAATACAGCGCCGGAACTGATCCGTCAGATCCCCAGGATTTTCCTGAACCGGATTGCGAAGTCGTCCACATGGACATGAACACCTGGGGTCAGGAAGGCCCTGCCGGAAATGGCAATTGGAATGTAACCGAACAAGGTAGCGCAGTATTCCAATCTATCAATGGCAAACCGACTTTTTTTGTCGCGCCCGAATCGTTTATCAACAAAACAATTATAGGAAGATTCGGTGTGATGGAAGGAAAAGATAATGATTGGATGGGATTTGTGTTTGGATATCAGGATGAAAACAATTTTTATCTATTCAGTTGGAAACAAGCCGCACAAAAGGGGGCTATTCCCGGATTTGTATTAGCACATGTAACCGGCGGGGCGGACTGCATACCGTGGGCCTGCCAGTATTCCAATAATTCAGGATATGAAGTTCTGGCTGTTGATAAAGGAATTGGCTGGCAGGACTATACGATCTATGACTTTGTTCTCACCTATACAGAAAACAAAATCAGGATAACCCTTGCAGGAGGACAGTTCGGTAGAGGACGTGTCATCTTCGACATTGACGGCGAATTTCCAGAAGGCAGGTTTGGTTTTTACAATTATTCCCAACGCCGTGTAACTTACGGTGGCCTGATTCAGAAATGTGTCTCTCAGGCTGAAGAAAACACCCCCGACAGCAACCCGGATGCCGATAACGACGGAATGCCCGACAGTTGGGAGATTCTCCACGGACTTGACCCGAATGTTAATGATGCCAAACAGGATGCGGATAATGACTCATATACAAACCTTCAGGAATATGACAAAGACACAGATCCGAACAATCCTGATTCCCGTCCGTATCCGTATGAATTTGAAGCCGGTACGTTTACCGTTGAAGAGGATGGGCAGGTGCGCGTGGATTATCTGTTTGACGGTGGATATTATGAGGGTGAACTCGGCATGTTCAGCCTCTCCGGCATGGACATGGAGCCGGGATCGCCGGAATTTGTCGAAGAAGCCGTCAGCAGAGTAATGTCCCGCAGCGACTCCGGCCATATCATCGTCAGAGACAAAATCGAAGGCGCACGGTTCAGCGGCCATCTCGGTTCCAGCACCGAACCGGAATTCAACAAAGGTCCGTACAGAGGCATAAAAGTCTTTGAAATGAATCCCTGGGATAAATTTGCACTGGTACTGATTCCTGACGGTACTTTTGAAGAATACAGGCAGGGACAAACCGAACCGCCGATATTCTCCCTGGCAACCGCCAACCCGGATGATGACCTGCTTTATGGCCAGATTGCGGGCATCAGCTCGAAGTTCAGCACTTTTCTCAACGCGCTTGCCTTTGAGGATATTGCGGCAAACCACAGCGACAGGGATTACAACGATGTTGTGGTCCAGCTCAGAGGCGTCACCATCCACGCGCCGACGATAGACGGCCTGATTGCCGAAGGATATATGGAGCCGGAAGACGACTGGCGAACCGGCCAGACGCCGCTGGAAAATCATATTGTCGTACCCCGGCCCGATCCCAGCACCCTCTGGCTCACCGTTACCCTTAAATCCCCGGCAGACCTGCTGGTCTATGCCCCGGAGGAAGAATCAGCCAAAGAGGACAATCCCAGATTCATCGGCAAAGACGGCGGCACAATTCCGGGCGCGACCTTTGAGTGGGATGCAAACGGCCATCAGGTCGTCACCCTGCCGACTCTGAGCGATGGTGATTACACCATCGTCCTTCGGGCCATCGGCGACGGGGGCCTGTGCCATCTTGAGGTCAGAGGCTACCAGGGCGACCGGGAACTCGGTTTCCACGAGACAGAGCTGACAATTGAGCCGCATCGGGTGCTGAAATCTGTCCTGTCCGCACCGGCCTTTATCGAAAATCAGGAGATCACATTCAGTCAGCCGGAAACGCCCAAAGCACAGGACGGAACCGAGCTGCACTTCGACTTTGACGGCGACGGTGACATTGACGACGCGGATATCGAAAGAATATCCGCCATGTGGGGAGCGGAAGAGGGGGACCCGGAATACGATGCCTTTTACGATCTGGATGATGACGGACGGATCGGGCTTTATGACATCATGTCCGTGGCAAATAGCTGGTATGTTATTCAGGGCGTTCTTCAGCACTAG
- a CDS encoding transposase family protein encodes MLTYEKLSRKPGTFRRLTGVSVGVFSEIAGKNGPLWEKRRNNYEKGGRNHALPGVENHLPAMLIYYRCYVTYEFMGFFFDCDETTAMRAVKRIEKMAIRVIRIEKKRGISASDTEYLIPDATEQPVQRPKRKQRKSYSGKKKGHTQKTQYITDPAGRIRAVSRTYPGKTHDFTIYKKQKKRDRFCGVPKKADNGYQGIRKYDKNAEIPYKKPRGGELTAEQKDFNRRLSKKRIRVGNTIREIKIFKIMSDTYRNRRKNHNLRANIIAGMVNMKITERELRKAA; translated from the coding sequence GTGCTGACATATGAGAAATTATCACGAAAGCCCGGTACGTTCAGACGACTGACCGGAGTCAGCGTCGGTGTTTTTTCCGAAATCGCCGGAAAAAACGGCCCGCTGTGGGAAAAAAGGCGGAACAATTATGAGAAAGGTGGCAGGAATCATGCCCTGCCCGGAGTTGAAAACCACCTTCCTGCCATGCTGATTTACTACCGTTGCTATGTGACTTACGAATTTATGGGATTTTTTTTCGATTGTGACGAAACCACCGCGATGCGGGCGGTAAAACGCATCGAAAAAATGGCTATCCGGGTGATCCGTATTGAGAAAAAACGTGGGATTTCCGCTTCGGACACTGAATATCTCATACCTGACGCGACAGAGCAGCCCGTGCAACGCCCGAAGAGGAAGCAGCGGAAATCTTACAGTGGCAAAAAAAAAGGGCACACTCAGAAAACGCAATATATCACGGATCCGGCAGGAAGAATCCGCGCGGTTTCCAGAACATATCCCGGCAAAACCCATGATTTCACCATATACAAAAAGCAGAAGAAGAGAGACCGTTTTTGCGGGGTTCCGAAAAAGGCCGACAACGGATATCAGGGGATACGGAAATATGACAAAAATGCCGAAATTCCCTATAAAAAGCCCCGGGGCGGAGAGCTGACCGCCGAACAAAAGGATTTCAACCGGAGACTTTCCAAAAAACGGATAAGGGTGGGGAACACGATAAGAGAAATAAAAATATTCAAAATAATGTCGGATACTTATAGGAACAGGCGAAAGAATCACAATCTCAGGGCCAACATCATAGCGGGGATGGTGAATATGAAAATAACAGAAAGAGAACTTCGGAAAGCCGCATGA